DNA from Daphnia pulicaria isolate SC F1-1A chromosome 3, SC_F0-13Bv2, whole genome shotgun sequence:
CACATAATAATTCTTCTTCGTCGCTCTCAGCTTCATCTCTTTCTGCGTCAACATTCAACGTAATCTGGTCATCTTTGGTTGACTAAAGAACGGATAAGAACaagcaaatgaaacaaattgtttgtttatcaTGTCGACTCGTTTAAACCAATAAAGCAGACATTAATacctttgaatttgaattaacaGGCGTAACTGTGGTACTTCCTATGTGAAACGATTCACCGTTCACGGCTACAAATGTCCTCTGTGGGTGGGTTGTTTTCTTGGAGTATGTTTGTTGGGGGCGAAGTTTGATGGGTTGATTGTCTATGGCGGTCACCGGTCCTGATAACCAAGGAAAACAGACAATGGCTAGAAACCAATGGTTACGCTCGTTGATGGGTATCACGAGATAatccttttcaaaaatgtcCACTTTCTTTGTCCACGATTTAACTCTTGAATGACGTTTCTCCTTTATCGAAATGGAATCGTCATCTTCAATTGGATGTTTCCTGTGTAAATTCATCTCTAGAGTAATTACACTTCAAAATGGTTGTTGTAATAGATTAAGAGCTTGTACCGTCCATTGACTTTGGGTGGGCGAGTCGTTAACCTTTGGTAGAAAAACGATGAAAATACGTGGCATTTCTTCTTCAGACTTTCATCAATTTTAGTACTGAAAACGTATCGGAGATAAAAGTCGATGATactgcaaaagaaaaacaaagcaaatagTAAAAGGTAATTACAGAGAGAAAGACAACGGTGCAATGCCAAATTTACCTGTCATTTAGTAGATTGTCCTGATTTAAACAAGCATAATCTTCAGTGGTTACTGAGAAGCGGTCGGGTCCATCCGACCAGGAAAACATTGGAGTCACTGGCAAAACATTTCTTGCGAGAGATTTACTGGATCCCCTGGTTATTCGTAtctagaagaaaatgaagactgATTTTAGGCACAAATTCGGCGTTCAACTATACGAACTACACACTTAACCAATAGCGTAGTTATTGGTATTAGTATTACGACAACTTACTTCAACTTTGCTAGCATCATCTTTGCCACCATTCACATATTGCGTTTCAGATGTCGAAACACTTGTTTCTGCTGATACAGCAGTGCTCGTGGGGAGACGTTTCAGCGCATCACGAACTTCTGGGGGTGAGGAAATAACCAAGAGCCGGTTGGCCTCGGCCTGATTAATTTCGTTATAAACACCTTGAGGAACGAAGACTTGTTTGATTGCGTTCTTCGCTGCATCGTCCAACCCGTCGGGTAGCAGTGTCAATCGTTTTTGATTTTCGTCTTCGCTAGCAGAATCCCAATATGGGCCACCTTTGGATAGccctaatttttttgaaagctGGCGACACCAGCTTGGACTAACATTTAGGAAGATGACTTGAAGCTTTCGGCTGAAATAAGCGTCCACTTTTAATAGTTGCTGACTTGGGATAGCTACATTGACACAAACAGCACTCTTTTCTGATGGCCCATTGTGGTTGTGAAAAACTGGAGCTTGCAGCATAATTCCTTCGGATGAGAATAACACACGTCCCAATGGAGTAATCTTATACGATCCAATACGAACAGATCGGCAGTTTACGGCAAAGAAAGGTCCATTCAATCCACCTTCTTTCCAATGGAGCAAATCACTTGatccaatttcctcttctGCATCAATAGGCAAATCCATTGAGACACCATTTAAAGGTTCAcctagaagaaaaacaaagaatttaaaagaaaaaaaaaagtaggataAATTAATGAGAAAAACCAGCAATGGAAATAAATGTGTTTAACTAACATTCTTTAATATTTGGCTGTTCTTGAATCACAATTGAAGGGTTGACATCCAATTTTTCAGTTGATTTGTCGGTACCATcacatttgagtttttttgtttcctgaaagaagtcatcatcttcatcgctACTCAGTGTTACACACTGTGGTTCCTCAAATTTGGCTCTACTCTGTCTTGAAGGTTGAGCATTTTGAGTCCGAGTGCGTCGGGAGCCATACGATGAATCATTTGACATCTGAGAGATTCCGGATGATTTGTTTCCAGGTAATGACTTAAGATTTGAAGTGAGATgtaccattttttctttttcaaagacGCGCATGCACCTCATACATTTATTAGTGGAAACCAAATATCCACAGTGGGGGCAATTGGCACTATCTGGATCTGGTGATTGCCCACGGCATTTCTCTTCTGAATTTGACTCTTGTTTAGCCTGTACAAAAACACAGTTTACTTGtaatagaaaatttaaaaaaaaagaaacaaaaacttaCTGTGATCCCAAGTTTCTGAGTGGATTTTTGATTGATCACTTTGTGACCAATCTGTTTTCTGTATTCTTGAAGTGTTATTATCTTCTTGCCCTTATTATTTGAGTTATGTTTCAGTAGTTTCGgttgaatattttcagaaaCTAAAACAGCCTTAGTCTCCGGTACCGAAACTGACCGCTGGTTTGAATTTACACTAGTTTCGGACTTGGAACTCGATTCCCCCATACTAATTATAAAATCTCAACCATCTGGACTGAATATCAACAGTTCTACGTCAGTTTGATTTCATCCTGATTTACCTGTCACATGTGCTATCCGCAAAGTACAT
Protein-coding regions in this window:
- the LOC124329019 gene encoding sentrin-specific protease 6-like isoform X3, which codes for MYFADSTCDSMGESSSKSETSVNSNQRSVSVPETKAVLVSENIQPKLLKHNSNNKGKKIITLQEYRKQIGHKVINQKSTQKLGITAKQESNSEEKCRGQSPDPDSANCPHCGYLVSTNKCMRCMRVFEKEKMMSNDSSYGSRRTRTQNAQPSRQSRAKFEEPQCVTLSSDEDDDFFQETKKLKCDGTDKSTEKLDVNPSIVIQEQPNIKECEPLNGVSMDLPIDAEEEIGSSDLLHWKEGGLNGPFFAVNCRSVRIGSYKITPLGRVLFSSEGIMLQAPVFHNHNGPSEKSAVCVNVAIPSQQLLKVDAYFSRKLQVIFLNVSPSWCRQLSKKLGLSKGGPYWDSASEDENQKRLTLLPDGLDDAAKNAIKQVFVPQGVYNEINQAEANRLLVISSPPEVRDALKRLPTSTAVSAETSVSTSETQYVNGGKDDASKVEIRITRGSSKSLARNVLPVTPMFSWSDGPDRFSVTTEDYACLNQDNLLNDSIIDFYLRYVFSTKIDESLKKKCHVFSSFFYQRLTTRPPKVNGRKHPIEDDDSISIKEKRHSRVKSWTKKVDIFEKDYLVIPINERNHWFLAIVCFPWLSGPVTAIDNQPIKLRPQQTYSKKTTHPQRTFVAVNGESFHIGSTTVTPVNSNSKSTKDDQITLNVDAERDEAESDEEELLCAIDRTPVEKLPEIAGPIKQPCILFFDSLAGSAHNRVATTLREYLMVEHQVKKMKPNEKSIVAFRRDAVKPSTNPFTKDSMISACLDVPQQNNSYDCGIFVLQYAEYFMKNPIPDYNLRNIKLSNWFPPHIAGRKRKNIQFLLIRLTKETNPSADQVLTLLPRDDVRIALQDRSKTASATNKENGEIQSENKTEAMEEDGKSEVCLDKEKVEKGASPSNIVYDQEANNEMEK
- the LOC124329019 gene encoding sentrin-specific protease 6-like isoform X1 — protein: MYFADSTCDSMGESSSKSETSVNSNQRSVSVPETKAVLVSENIQPKLLKHNSNNKGKKIITLQEYRKQIGHKVINQKSTQKLGITAKQESNSEEKCRGQSPDPDSANCPHCGYLVSTNKCMRCMRVFEKEKMVHLTSNLKSLPGNKSSGISQMSNDSSYGSRRTRTQNAQPSRQSRAKFEEPQCVTLSSDEDDDFFQETKKLKCDGTDKSTEKLDVNPSIVIQEQPNIKECEPLNGVSMDLPIDAEEEIGSSDLLHWKEGGLNGPFFAVNCRSVRIGSYKITPLGRVLFSSEGIMLQAPVFHNHNGPSEKSAVCVNVAIPSQQLLKVDAYFSRKLQVIFLNVSPSWCRQLSKKLGLSKGGPYWDSASEDENQKRLTLLPDGLDDAAKNAIKQVFVPQGVYNEINQAEANRLLVISSPPEVRDALKRLPTSTAVSAETSVSTSETQYVNGGKDDASKVEIRITRGSSKSLARNVLPVTPMFSWSDGPDRFSVTTEDYACLNQDNLLNDSIIDFYLRYVFSTKIDESLKKKCHVFSSFFYQRLTTRPPKVNGRKHPIEDDDSISIKEKRHSRVKSWTKKVDIFEKDYLVIPINERNHWFLAIVCFPWLSGPVTAIDNQPIKLRPQQTYSKKTTHPQRTFVAVNGESFHIGSTTVTPVNSNSKSTKDDQITLNVDAERDEAESDEEELLCAIDRTPVEKLPEIAGPIKQPCILFFDSLAGSAHNRVATTLREYLMVEHQVKKMKPNEKSIVAFRRDAVKPSTNPFTKDSMISACLDVPQQNNSYDCGIFVLQYAEYFMKNPIPDYNLRNIKLSNWFPPHIAGRKRKNIQFLLIRLTKETNPSADQVLTLLPRDDVRIALQDRSKTASATNKENGEIQSENKTEAMEEDGKSEVCLDKEKVEKGASPSNIVYDQEANNEMEK
- the LOC124329019 gene encoding sentrin-specific protease 6-like isoform X2 — encoded protein: MGESSSKSETSVNSNQRSVSVPETKAVLVSENIQPKLLKHNSNNKGKKIITLQEYRKQIGHKVINQKSTQKLGITAKQESNSEEKCRGQSPDPDSANCPHCGYLVSTNKCMRCMRVFEKEKMVHLTSNLKSLPGNKSSGISQMSNDSSYGSRRTRTQNAQPSRQSRAKFEEPQCVTLSSDEDDDFFQETKKLKCDGTDKSTEKLDVNPSIVIQEQPNIKECEPLNGVSMDLPIDAEEEIGSSDLLHWKEGGLNGPFFAVNCRSVRIGSYKITPLGRVLFSSEGIMLQAPVFHNHNGPSEKSAVCVNVAIPSQQLLKVDAYFSRKLQVIFLNVSPSWCRQLSKKLGLSKGGPYWDSASEDENQKRLTLLPDGLDDAAKNAIKQVFVPQGVYNEINQAEANRLLVISSPPEVRDALKRLPTSTAVSAETSVSTSETQYVNGGKDDASKVEIRITRGSSKSLARNVLPVTPMFSWSDGPDRFSVTTEDYACLNQDNLLNDSIIDFYLRYVFSTKIDESLKKKCHVFSSFFYQRLTTRPPKVNGRKHPIEDDDSISIKEKRHSRVKSWTKKVDIFEKDYLVIPINERNHWFLAIVCFPWLSGPVTAIDNQPIKLRPQQTYSKKTTHPQRTFVAVNGESFHIGSTTVTPVNSNSKSTKDDQITLNVDAERDEAESDEEELLCAIDRTPVEKLPEIAGPIKQPCILFFDSLAGSAHNRVATTLREYLMVEHQVKKMKPNEKSIVAFRRDAVKPSTNPFTKDSMISACLDVPQQNNSYDCGIFVLQYAEYFMKNPIPDYNLRNIKLSNWFPPHIAGRKRKNIQFLLIRLTKETNPSADQVLTLLPRDDVRIALQDRSKTASATNKENGEIQSENKTEAMEEDGKSEVCLDKEKVEKGASPSNIVYDQEANNEMEK